In Acetomicrobium sp. S15 = DSM 107314, the following are encoded in one genomic region:
- a CDS encoding Sir2 family NAD-dependent protein deacetylase, translated as MVLSRAINKAVQGVKAEAVRQTTGEYHVKTYEVRQHIEEKKASQCAEMIKKANAIVLLSGAGMSTNAGIPDFRGPQGLYKRAGIPDP; from the coding sequence ATGGTGCTATCTCGGGCGATAAATAAAGCGGTGCAAGGCGTAAAGGCCGAGGCAGTTCGTCAAACGACTGGGGAATATCATGTAAAGACATACGAAGTTCGTCAGCATATCGAGGAGAAGAAGGCAAGCCAGTGCGCTGAGATGATCAAAAAGGCCAATGCCATAGTCCTTCTCTCCGGCGCCGGCATGTCCACGAACGCCGGGATCCCCGATTTCCGAGGACCTCAAGGGCTTTACAAAAGGGCAGGCATACCTGACCCG